The Mesotoga infera genomic sequence GAAATATTTATGAACTCTTTGCCCATGAGAGATTATTTCTCACTCATAGAACTTGAAAGAATAGATAATTAGTCGAACATAAGGCTGTGATTTCGAGCAAACCTACACAAAATTCGCATAAGCAAATGTGCGCCGTGTAAGTTCATGAATGTCTTTTCTGGAGAATCGTTCTAGCTGTTCCACGTTTCGATGAATCTCTCATGAGAAATCAACGGTCGGCTAATGAAGTTCAAGAGAGCATCATCTATTGTCTCTTTTCTCACAAGTTCGCAGCCTGCCTCCTCGACTTTGAGAAGTATGTCTTTTCCTTCTTCTGTTGGAACTCCCCTGTCAAACATTAGGTGAACATGCGGTCTGATTAAAGCGCCGAAAAACACTACGCTCGCATCCTCCGCGAGTTCACGTACGATTCTTACTAGTGTGTCGAAGTTTTCCTTTTCCCACCAGCCGCCTGTCGATACCAGCAAAATCTTCCGCGTCTTCCAGCCGGCTCTAAGCTTGGCTCTAGTCCGGCCATCTACGATGCTGAGTACTGGATCTATCATAGGACACAGTCTGTTTATTAGATTCTGCATTCCTCCCGGTAATGGAATGTAAACTGGAGCTGCC encodes the following:
- a CDS encoding iron-sulfur flavoprotein yields the protein MKAIAFNGSPRMERGYTSRLLSSLLKGIKSAGCDTELFYTNSFSPLPCSCGSMHCWDIEPGICCIKDDLQLIYQKIRESEILILAAPVYIPLPGGMQNLINRLCPMIDPVLSIVDGRTRAKLRAGWKTRKILLVSTGGWWEKENFDTLVRIVRELAEDASVVFFGALIRPHVHLMFDRGVPTEEGKDILLKVEEAGCELVRKETIDDALLNFISRPLISHERFIETWNS